From a single Nicotiana tomentosiformis chromosome 2, ASM39032v3, whole genome shotgun sequence genomic region:
- the LOC138905799 gene encoding uncharacterized protein — translation MSVRDYSHKFNSLARYAPDIVRTMRARVHHYVDGLGDHLIRDCRVASLSDDVDISRIQAFAQTTEDLSRRIRDTHRDREQNKRARTMGSYREPRVDFRPPLHRYPPWSAGSFPPQMQGQRFDRYIQSGPGQSSG, via the coding sequence ATGAGTGTGAGGGATTATAGCCATAAGTTTAATTCTTTGGCAAGGTATGCACCAGATATAGTACGTACCATGAGGGCTAGAGTTCATCATTATGTGGATGGTTTGGGGGATCATCTGATTAGAGACTGTAGGGTTGCATCCCTATCGGATGATGTAGATATTTCCCGCATACAGGCTTTCGCTCAGACTACAGAGGACCTTTCCCGTCGGATTCGTGATACTCACAGGGATAGGGAGCAGAATAAGAGGGCTCGTACTATGGGGTCTTATAGGGAGCCACGAGTTGATTTTAGGCCCCCACTCCATCGATATCCACCTTGGTCAGCAGGTAGTTTCCCACCACAGATGCAAGGCCAGCGGTTTGATCGTTATATTCAGTCAGGACCGGGGCAGAGCTCAGGCTAG